Proteins from a single region of Paramormyrops kingsleyae isolate MSU_618 chromosome 9, PKINGS_0.4, whole genome shotgun sequence:
- the laptm4b gene encoding lysosomal-associated transmembrane protein 4B, translated as MMISPWDQSQSTGCCLCCHVRTGTIILGIWYMLINAVVLLILLTSLSDPDQFHLTSAELANDLDVMDDANMCIATAISLLMILICGMATYGAYKQHAAWIIPFFCYQVFDFALNLMVAVSVVVYPSTIQQYLQELPGNFPYKEEFMSMNSMCLMLIVLLFIGCILGFKAYLISCVWNCYRYVRRRSTTEVLVYVTTNDTTVLLPPYEEAVAIPPKHPPPPYPGA; from the exons ATGATGATTTCCCCTTGGGACCAGTCGCAGTCCACGGGCTGCTGCCTCTGTTGCCACGTTCGGACGGGCACCATTATACTCGGCATCTGGTACATG CTCATCAATGCTGTGGTGCTGCTCATTTTGCTGACTTCCCTCAGTGACCCTGACCAGTTCCACCTGACCAGTGCTGAACTGGCCAATGACCTCGATGTCATGGATGATGCTA atatGTGCATTGCTACAGCAATCTCGCTTCTAATGATATTGATTTGTGGAATGGCAACATATGGTGCTTATAAG CAACATGCTGCCTGGATAATCCCGTTCTTCTGCTACCAAGTATTTGATTTTGCCCTTAATTTAATGGTGGCCGTCAGTGTTGTGGTGTACCCCAGCACCATTCAGCAATATCTTCAGGAGCTG CCAGGGAACTTCCCGTACAAGGAGGAATTTATGTCCATGAACAGTATGTGTCTGATGCTTATCGTGCTTCTCTTCATCGGTTGCATCCTTGGTTTCAAG GCTTACTTGATTAGCTGTGTCTGGAACTGCTACAGATATGTCCGAAGGAGAAGCACCACTGAGGTGTTGGTGTACGTTACTACTAATGACACTACG GTGCTCCTGCCCCCATATGAAGAGGCTGTGGCTATTCCACCgaagcacccccctcccccatatcCTGGGGCATGA
- the mtdha gene encoding metadherin a, with protein MAACWQDVATEWGEVVSDHVRELLSSGLGLLRSRLGVDLGLKPELYPTWAILVAALAGPLALALLWAAVCGAVFGAKRRPGGTGVEASPDNTKVLAAKAVKTDEQQKKRSRKKPADKKPQPNGRTVTELQEEVKDAEENLKVTVEVKTEKAKKKNKKQKAEVNQTKSASTHDGKEPDEGAWETKISNREKRQQRRKDKTASDDSGSPGGVEPATSISVEPLKTTVAAAPVVQKKNKGEPLRSKPGKGDLIITQVSASWNEMPAVNGRGWNEGTPKISAPVSSLDGETWTPLPKGAARRNPESAAWMQENEGSWSAVDGRGKKSDQNPVSISTRSVKPIAAEPQAVPDLEWPSQSQRKVDDEWSGLNGMVEDPSSDWNAPSVRWGNYEEADIPSEEPYPEAVKGSDDEKEKEDSAAAGSGKSKKKKKKKKKQGEETGTAALESGEPEKEDFLQQVQEPTPPTRPAISVPVPSPEVRAADGSESLRKGRSPKAAPATLCPVQAKAEKPAVHAKESVLPKPAKQAPRRSTEAESAVKQASQPTPLQKKSEENWESPKQVKKKKARRET; from the exons GGGCCATCCTCGTCGCGGCGCTGGCCGGGCCGCTGGCCTTGGCGCTGCTCTGGGCCGCAGTCTGCGGCGCTGTCTTCGGCGCGAAGAGGCGGCCGGGCGGAACCGGCGTGGAGGCGAGCCCCGACAACACCAAGGTCCTTGCGGCCAAGGCTGTGAAAACTGACGAGCAACAGAAGAAGAGGAGCCGCAAGAAGCCCGCTGATAAG AAACCACAGCCGAACGGCCGAACAGTGACAGAGCTGCAAGAGGAAGTCAAAGATGCAGAGGAAAACCTGAAGGTGACAGTGGAAGTTAAGACTGAGAAG GCAAAGAAGAAGAATAAGAAGCAGAAGGCTGAAGTGAACCAAACGAAAAGCGCCTCTACCCATGATGGCAAGGAGCCCGATGAAG GCGCCTGGGAGACAAAGATCAGTAACCGGGAGAAGCGACAGCAGCGCAGAAAGGACAAGACGGCTAGCGATGACTCAGGCAGTCCTGGGGGAGTGGAACCTGCAACCAGCATCTCAGTGGAGCCCCTTAAAACCACAGTTGCTGCTGCCCCTGTGGTGCAGAAAAAGAACAAAG GAGAACCTTTGCGTTCCAAGCCTGGGAAGGGAGACCTCATCATAACCCAAG TGTCAGCCAGCTGGAACGAAATGCCGGCTGTTAATGGCCGGGGCTGGAATGAGGGGACACCAAAAATCTCGGCTCCAGTAAGCAGCCTGGACGGAGAGACCTGGACCCCTCTCCCAAAAGGGGCTGCTCGCCGGAATCCAGAATCTGCAGCCTGGATGCAAGAAAATGAAG GGTCATGGAGTGCTGTGGATGGGCGGGGGAAGAAGTCTGACCAGAATCCAGTCTCCATTAGTACCCGATCAGTGAAGCCCATCG CTGCTGAGCCGCAGGCTGTGCCTGACCTGGAGTGGCCAAGTCAAAGCCAACGCAAAGTCGATGATGAATGGTCTGGCCTGA ATGGAATGGTTGAGGACCCAAGCTCTGACTGGAATGCTCCCTCTGTACGGTGGGGCAATTATGAGGAAGCCGACATCCCATCTGAGGAGCCTTACCCAGAGGCCGTGAAG GGCTCCGATGACgaaaaggagaaggaggactctgctgcagcaggcagcggaAAATctaaaaagaagaagaaaaagaagaagaaacagGGAGAAGAGACAGGCACAGCTGCTCTG GAATCTGGGGAGCCGGAGAAGGAGGATTTCCTCCAGCAGGTTCAGGAGCCAACCCCGCCTACAAGGCCTGCCATATCTGTCCCAGTGCCATCACCTGAGGTTCGTGCTGCTGATGGCTCAGAATCGCTCCGCAAGGGCCGTTCCCCGAAGGCTGCCCCTGCGACACTCTGCCCTGTGCAGGCGAAGGCAGAGAAACCAGCAGTGCACGCAAAAGAGAGCGTCCTCCCCAAACCAGCTAAGCAAGCACCGAGGAGATCAACTGAAGCAGAATCTGCAGTCAAGCAGGCCAGTCAACCAACTCCTTTGCAGA AAAAATCTGAGGAAAACTGGGAATCCCCAAAGCAAGTCAAAAAGAAGAAGGCAAGAAGAGAAACATGA